The Flavobacterium sp. M31R6 nucleotide sequence ATCACCATACTGTTCCTGATATTGATTGCATTAAGCTGTAATAAACCTAAAAACAATACCCTATTACAAGGAAAAGTAGAGAATGAACAACTTGCAGTAGTAAGTAAGATTCCTGGTAAAATAATTAAAATATTGGTAAAAGAAGGTGACTTTGTAAAAAAAGGCGACACCTTAGCCATCCTTGATATCCCCGAAGTAGACGCCAAAAAAAGTCAAGCCGAAGGTGCTGTAATAAGTGCAAAAGCACAATATTCGATGGCACTAAAGGGTGCTACAGACAACCAAATCAAACAACTTGAAGCCAAAAAAATGGGACTGAAAGAGCAATATGAGTTTGCCCAAAAATCAATAAACAGATTAAGCAATATGCTCAAAGATTCCTTAGTTTCCCAACAAACTTTTGATGAAACATTTGCAAAATATCAAGGAGCACAAGCTCAATATAATGCTGTATTAGCCGAAATTGACGAAGCCAAAAAAGGGGCTAGAATCGAACAACAAACAATGGCTTTGGGTCAACAAGACAGAGCATAC carries:
- a CDS encoding HlyD family secretion protein; the protein is MKRAITILFLILIALSCNKPKNNTLLQGKVENEQLAVVSKIPGKIIKILVKEGDFVKKGDTLAILDIPEVDAKKSQAEGAVISAKAQYSMALKGATDNQIKQLEAKKMGLKEQYEFAQKSINRLSNMLKDSLVSQQTFDETFAKYQGAQAQYNAVLAEIDEAKKGARIEQQTMALGQQDRAYGALQEVESANKERFVIAPQDMSIETITLNLGELALPGYTLFNGYISNSTYFRFTVQESQLSGFKKGQEITINIPNSDRKINGKITIIKQLGSYGNIATAYPDYELQESLFEVKITPVNISEAKDLITKTTVTLSL